A window of the Natronospira proteinivora genome harbors these coding sequences:
- a CDS encoding flavin prenyltransferase UbiX produces the protein MAEDYRGDITLAMTGASGAQYGLRLLECLLQGGHRVHLMISKPAQVVIGTETDVALPGRRSEMARFLSEYAGVSQDRLRVYGQDEWTSPVASGSGAPARMIVCPCSTATLSNVAMGASRSLIERAADVVIKERGRLVMVVRETPFSEIHLDNMSRLARMGVTILPANPGFYHRPDSVEALVDFVVARTLDQLGIDHQLMARWGSGD, from the coding sequence ATGGCTGAGGACTATCGCGGTGACATCACTCTGGCAATGACCGGTGCCTCCGGGGCCCAGTACGGTTTGCGACTCCTGGAGTGCCTGCTTCAGGGCGGCCATCGGGTTCATTTGATGATCTCCAAGCCGGCCCAGGTAGTGATCGGCACGGAGACCGATGTGGCATTGCCGGGACGACGGTCGGAGATGGCCCGCTTTCTCAGTGAGTACGCGGGCGTCTCCCAGGACCGGCTGCGGGTCTATGGTCAGGATGAGTGGACTTCACCGGTGGCCAGTGGCTCCGGTGCCCCCGCCCGGATGATCGTTTGCCCCTGCAGCACGGCCACCCTGTCCAATGTGGCCATGGGGGCCAGCCGCAGTCTGATTGAGCGGGCTGCGGATGTGGTGATCAAGGAGCGGGGCAGACTGGTGATGGTGGTGCGGGAGACGCCCTTCTCCGAGATCCATCTGGACAATATGAGTCGTCTGGCCCGGATGGGGGTGACCATCCTGCCGGCCAATCCCGGTTTTTATCATCGGCCGGATTCGGTGGAAGCCCTGGTGGACTTCGTGGTCGCCCGAACCCTGGATCAGCTGGGTATTGATCACCAGCTGATGGCGCGTTGGGGTTCCGGCGACTAG
- a CDS encoding amidohydrolase family protein has product MRYLILMLMLSIGLLPMGAAQGDPYVIQQVNILPMDEERVVESQDVFISDGRIQAIHPSGEQDLPEEAKVISGQGRYLMPGLAEMHAHVPGEDQPMQLREDILFLYLSNGITLARGMLGEPWHLDLRQALAEGEITGPRLITSGPSLNGNSVDGPEDGARMVREQADAGYDFLKIHPGLTRAEFDAIAKAADEAGIPFAGHVPVDVGIQRALEAGYASIDHLDRYPRAWVPSAVVEESEPGFFDYRLAPHAESERLEAIAEATREAGVWNVPTETLMHNVLIKDPETIRQQRPEFRYLPEDMINSWIDRVRDSQSADDYDREAAQAYVETRKQFLLALRDAGAELLLGSDAPQIFNVPGFSIHHEIAIMEDAGLSRYEILRSGTVNPARFFGQEREWGQVQEGMRSELVLLRGNPLEDLDHLRDPAGVMTTTHWLDQEAIGEGLRAIEARYARDGDD; this is encoded by the coding sequence ATGCGCTATCTGATTCTCATGCTGATGCTCAGCATCGGTCTATTGCCCATGGGGGCCGCCCAGGGTGATCCCTATGTGATCCAGCAGGTCAACATTCTGCCCATGGATGAAGAACGGGTGGTGGAATCGCAGGATGTCTTCATCAGTGACGGGCGCATCCAGGCCATCCATCCCAGTGGCGAGCAGGACCTGCCCGAAGAGGCCAAAGTGATTTCAGGCCAGGGCCGCTACCTCATGCCCGGTCTGGCGGAGATGCATGCCCATGTGCCGGGTGAGGACCAGCCCATGCAGCTGCGAGAGGATATCCTTTTTCTGTATCTCTCCAACGGCATCACCCTGGCCCGGGGCATGCTGGGCGAGCCCTGGCACCTGGACCTGCGCCAGGCCCTGGCCGAGGGGGAGATCACCGGCCCGCGGCTGATCACCTCCGGCCCCTCCCTGAACGGCAACAGTGTGGATGGCCCCGAGGATGGCGCCCGCATGGTCAGGGAACAGGCCGACGCCGGTTATGACTTTCTCAAGATTCACCCGGGCCTGACCCGCGCCGAGTTCGATGCCATTGCCAAGGCCGCCGATGAGGCCGGCATCCCCTTTGCCGGCCATGTGCCGGTGGATGTGGGCATCCAGCGGGCCCTGGAGGCCGGCTATGCCAGCATCGATCATCTGGACCGCTATCCACGCGCCTGGGTCCCCTCGGCAGTGGTGGAAGAAAGCGAGCCGGGCTTCTTTGATTATCGCCTGGCCCCCCATGCTGAATCGGAGCGGCTGGAAGCCATCGCCGAAGCCACCCGGGAGGCGGGTGTCTGGAACGTCCCCACCGAAACCCTGATGCACAATGTACTGATCAAGGATCCGGAAACGATTCGCCAGCAGCGACCGGAATTCCGTTATCTGCCCGAGGACATGATAAACAGCTGGATTGATCGGGTTCGTGACAGCCAGTCGGCCGATGATTACGACCGCGAAGCCGCCCAAGCCTATGTGGAGACTCGCAAGCAATTCCTGCTGGCCCTGCGGGATGCCGGCGCGGAACTGTTACTGGGTTCGGATGCCCCCCAGATATTCAATGTCCCCGGCTTCTCCATTCACCATGAAATCGCCATCATGGAAGATGCCGGACTCAGCCGCTATGAGATTCTTCGCAGCGGCACGGTGAATCCGGCCCGCTTCTTCGGTCAGGAAAGGGAATGGGGTCAGGTTCAGGAAGGGATGCGTTCTGAGCTGGTCCTGCTGCGGGGCAACCCGCTGGAGGATCTGGACCATCTGCGGGACCCGGCAGGGGTAATGACCACCACCCACTGGCTGGACCAGGAAGCCATCGGTGAGGGGCTGCGGGCCATTGAGGCACGCTATGCCCGGGATGGGGACGACTAG
- the rnd gene encoding ribonuclease D: MAETEFINQAEALKDFVERIRGADWLAVDTEFIREETYWPELCLIQIAAGDHLACIDPLALKGEAMAPLKALMLDPKVLKVFHAARQDLEVFHHEWGALPQPVFDTQVAASMLGHGDQVGYANLVQSLCGVELAKGHTRTDWRARPLPEAAVEYAADDVRYLGPVYQQLQQALKDSGRLTWLDEEFEQLTREALYLPDPANAWKRVKGHRKLRPRQLAVLVALAEWREEEALARNRPRRWIVKDQALVDLARRPPVQVEDMADMRDLPNAVREKHGRVLVERAQSGIKAEPPAVSSRPDRLSAEEDATVDALMALLRARCAEHDMSPAQVATRKQLEALIQGERDLPFLKGWRGAMAGQSLLDLLEGRLSLTVHEGKLKTA; this comes from the coding sequence ATGGCAGAAACCGAGTTCATCAATCAGGCCGAAGCCCTAAAAGACTTCGTGGAAAGAATCCGTGGCGCCGACTGGCTGGCCGTGGATACCGAGTTCATCCGCGAGGAGACCTACTGGCCGGAGCTCTGCCTGATCCAGATTGCCGCGGGCGATCACTTGGCCTGCATCGATCCCCTGGCCCTGAAGGGCGAGGCCATGGCGCCGCTGAAAGCACTGATGCTGGACCCCAAGGTCCTCAAGGTTTTTCACGCCGCCCGCCAAGACCTGGAAGTCTTTCATCACGAGTGGGGCGCTTTGCCCCAGCCGGTCTTCGATACCCAGGTGGCTGCCTCCATGCTGGGCCATGGGGACCAGGTGGGGTATGCCAATCTGGTCCAGAGCCTCTGTGGCGTTGAGCTGGCCAAGGGCCATACCCGGACCGACTGGCGGGCCCGCCCCCTGCCCGAGGCCGCCGTGGAGTATGCCGCCGATGATGTCCGCTACCTGGGCCCGGTGTATCAGCAATTGCAGCAAGCGCTGAAAGACTCGGGGCGTCTGACCTGGCTGGATGAGGAATTCGAACAGTTAACCCGGGAAGCCCTTTATCTGCCGGACCCGGCCAATGCCTGGAAACGGGTCAAGGGACACCGAAAACTGCGCCCTCGTCAGCTGGCTGTTCTGGTGGCATTGGCTGAATGGCGGGAAGAGGAAGCCCTGGCACGCAATCGCCCCCGGCGCTGGATCGTCAAGGACCAAGCCCTGGTGGACCTGGCCCGCCGCCCCCCAGTCCAGGTGGAAGACATGGCCGACATGCGTGACCTGCCCAACGCCGTGCGTGAAAAACACGGTCGAGTACTGGTGGAACGTGCCCAGTCCGGGATCAAGGCCGAACCACCGGCGGTAAGCAGTCGCCCGGACCGGCTCTCGGCGGAGGAAGACGCCACGGTGGATGCCCTAATGGCGCTGCTCCGGGCCCGATGCGCCGAACACGATATGAGCCCGGCCCAGGTGGCCACCCGTAAACAGCTGGAAGCGCTGATCCAGGGCGAGCGGGATCTGCCCTTCCTCAAGGGTTGGCGTGGGGCCATGGCAGGCCAGTCCCTGCTGGATTTGCTGGAAGGCCGGCTCTCTCTGACCGTGCATGAGGGCAAACTGAAAACCGCTTAA
- a CDS encoding LON peptidase substrate-binding domain-containing protein: MSDEKKEIPLFPLKTVLFPGGPLSLRIFEPRYLDMISYCMKHDAGFGVVLIQAGEEAGEARFHKLGTLGRIRDWDRLEDGLLGVTALGEARFELRDTHQAADGLYWGAVDWLESPQAAPLPGAFGHLAQLLRQLLPQLPAPWRLVTPRYDDADWVGFRLAEILPISLTDKQALLEMRDSRQRLEALQGYLEHRDLLDEEDA, from the coding sequence GTGAGCGACGAGAAAAAAGAAATCCCCCTTTTCCCCCTGAAAACGGTGCTGTTTCCCGGTGGGCCCTTGAGTCTGAGAATCTTCGAGCCCCGTTATCTGGACATGATCAGTTACTGCATGAAGCACGATGCCGGTTTCGGCGTGGTGCTGATTCAGGCCGGGGAAGAGGCCGGCGAAGCCCGGTTCCACAAGCTCGGTACCCTGGGGCGGATACGGGATTGGGATCGCCTTGAAGACGGTCTGCTGGGCGTGACGGCCCTGGGAGAGGCCCGTTTTGAACTGCGCGATACCCACCAAGCGGCGGATGGTTTGTATTGGGGGGCCGTGGACTGGCTGGAATCGCCACAAGCCGCGCCCTTGCCCGGGGCGTTCGGGCATCTGGCCCAACTGCTGCGTCAACTATTGCCCCAGCTTCCCGCACCCTGGCGGCTGGTGACCCCCCGTTATGACGATGCCGACTGGGTCGGCTTTCGACTGGCCGAGATCCTGCCCATCAGCCTGACGGACAAACAGGCGCTTTTGGAAATGCGCGACAGCCGGCAACGCCTGGAGGCCCTGCAGGGATATCTGGAGCATCGTGACCTCTTGGACGAAGAGGATGCCTGA
- the mpl gene encoding UDP-N-acetylmuramate:L-alanyl-gamma-D-glutamyl-meso-diaminopimelate ligase encodes MSSPPMADSATDRHLHILGICGTFMGGVAALARELGYRVTGSDQNVYPPMSTQLEALGIELTEGWEADQLDPAPDEVVVGNAMTRGKPVVEALLEGAIPYTSGPAWLARALLRDRWVIAVAGTHGKTTTAGMVAWILEYAGLAPGFLIGGVPGNFPVSARLGETPFFVIEADEYDSAFFDKRSKFVHYAPRTAILNNLEFDHADIFDDLAAIQRQFHHLVRTIPASGLIIRPRDCPALDETLAMGYWTPTLSVNDPAQGVAASNESEGATAFDVTVAGEAVGRVSWSMRGVHNRDNALAAIAAARHAGVAPAVAVEALSRFKGMRRRLESLGEINGIQLYDDFAHHPTAIRTTLEALPPGRRIAVLEPRSNSMRMGAHREALPEALALADQVYLYVPAHLEWDGRRLEAVLGSRLKVARESQALLEWLPKELQAGDQVAIMSNGGFEGIHQKLVHLLQERSNHG; translated from the coding sequence ATGTCTTCCCCCCCAATGGCTGATTCGGCCACCGACCGGCATCTGCATATCCTGGGTATCTGCGGCACCTTCATGGGGGGTGTGGCGGCCCTGGCCCGGGAACTCGGCTATCGCGTGACCGGTTCGGATCAAAATGTCTATCCGCCCATGAGCACACAGCTGGAGGCCCTTGGCATTGAGTTGACCGAAGGCTGGGAGGCCGATCAACTGGACCCCGCGCCGGATGAAGTGGTGGTGGGCAATGCCATGACCCGGGGCAAGCCGGTGGTGGAAGCGCTGTTGGAAGGCGCTATTCCCTATACTTCCGGCCCGGCCTGGCTTGCCCGGGCCCTGCTGCGGGATCGCTGGGTGATTGCCGTGGCCGGTACTCACGGCAAGACCACCACCGCCGGTATGGTGGCCTGGATTCTCGAGTACGCGGGTCTTGCCCCGGGGTTTTTGATCGGCGGGGTGCCGGGTAATTTCCCGGTCTCGGCCCGGCTGGGGGAGACGCCGTTTTTCGTGATCGAGGCCGATGAATACGACAGCGCCTTTTTCGATAAGCGTTCGAAGTTTGTTCACTATGCGCCCCGCACGGCCATTCTCAATAATCTGGAATTTGATCACGCGGACATCTTTGACGATCTGGCCGCCATCCAGCGCCAGTTTCATCATCTGGTTCGCACCATCCCGGCTTCCGGCCTGATCATTCGGCCCCGGGATTGCCCGGCCCTGGACGAGACCCTGGCCATGGGCTACTGGACACCCACCCTGTCCGTGAACGATCCGGCCCAAGGGGTGGCGGCCAGCAATGAAAGCGAGGGGGCCACCGCCTTTGATGTGACCGTCGCCGGCGAAGCGGTAGGCCGGGTCAGCTGGTCCATGCGGGGTGTCCACAATCGGGACAATGCCCTGGCCGCCATTGCCGCGGCCCGCCATGCCGGTGTGGCCCCCGCCGTGGCGGTGGAGGCCCTGTCCCGGTTCAAGGGCATGCGTCGTCGTCTCGAATCCCTGGGCGAGATCAACGGCATCCAGCTATACGATGACTTCGCCCATCATCCCACCGCCATCCGCACCACCCTGGAGGCCTTGCCGCCGGGGCGGCGGATTGCCGTGCTGGAGCCCCGTTCCAATAGCATGCGCATGGGAGCCCACCGGGAGGCTTTGCCGGAGGCATTGGCGCTGGCGGACCAGGTCTATCTCTACGTGCCGGCCCATCTGGAGTGGGATGGCCGGCGGCTGGAGGCAGTATTAGGCTCGCGGCTCAAGGTCGCCAGGGAATCCCAAGCATTGCTGGAATGGCTGCCGAAGGAATTGCAGGCCGGGGATCAGGTGGCCATCATGAGCAACGGCGGCTTCGAAGGCATTCACCAGAAGCTGGTTCATCTCTTGCAGGAGCGCAGCAATCATGGCTGA